A single Ziziphus jujuba cultivar Dongzao chromosome 11, ASM3175591v1 DNA region contains:
- the LOC107433745 gene encoding transcription factor ORG2 isoform X1: MLALSPPLFPSFGWPLELDPINQDHQINDCFYGDHQCTETTSESFLHFPVPSELPQQLDQLDRSTPSTTAISSDLNMVKKLNHNASERDRRKKINHLYSSLRALLPATDHTKKLSIPATVSRVLKYIPDLQQQVEGLVRKKEELLSKMSKQKGNLVHHDDDQENQVKTAAARSSLSSVSATQLNDREVAIQISTYKVNNNPISEILNTLEEDGFSMLNASSFESFEGRVFHSLHLQVERYSMECEMLGEKLMSLFEKRE, encoded by the exons ATGTTAGCATTATCTCCTCCGTTGTTTCCATCATTTGGATGGCCCTTAGAGCTTGATCCAATAAACCAAGACCACCAAATCAACGACTGTTTCTACGGAGATCATCAGTGCACAGAAACCACTTCGGAGTCATTTCTTCATTTCCCTGTACCCTCTGAATTACCACAACAACTTGACCAGCTCGATCGCTCCACGCCTTCCACAACAGCCATTAGCAGTGACCTCAACATGGTCAAGAAGCTTAACCACAATGCTAGCGAGCGCGATCGCCGCAAGAAGATCAACCATCTCTACTCCTCTCTCCGTGCACTTCTTCCCGCAACCGATCATACG AAAAAGTTGAGCATTCCTGCAACTGTTTCGCGTGTGCTAAAATACATACCGGATCTACAACAGCAAGTGGAAGGACTTGTTCGGAAAAAGGAGGAGCTTCTATCGAAGATGTCAAAGCAGAAAGGAAATTTAGTACATCATGATGATGATCAAGAAAATCAAGTGAAAACCGCAGCTGCTAGGAGCTCACTGTCTTCAGTTTCTGCTACTCAGCTAAATGATAGAGAAGTTGCAATTCAGATTTCCACATACAAGGTCAACAACAATCCAATCTCTGAAATCTTGAACACTTTAGAAGAAGATGGGTTTTCAATGCTCAATGCTTCTTCCTTTGAGTCTTTTGAAGGAAGAGTCTTCCATAGTTTACATCTTCAG GTGGAAAGATATAGTATGGAATGTGAAATGTTAGGTGAGAAGCTTATGTCTTTATTTGAGAAGAGGGAATAG
- the LOC107433745 gene encoding transcription factor ORG3 isoform X2, which produces MLALSPPLFPSFGWPLELDPINQDHQINDCFYGDHQCTETTSESFLHFPVPSELPQQLDQLDRSTPSTTAISSDLNMVKKLNHNASERDRRKKINHLYSSLRALLPATDHTKKLSIPATVSRVLKYIPDLQQQVEGLVRKKEELLSKMSKQKGNLVHHDDDQENQVKTAAARSSLSSVSATQLNDREVAIQISTYKVNNNPISEILNTLEEDGFSMLNASSFESFEGRVFHSLHLQRN; this is translated from the exons ATGTTAGCATTATCTCCTCCGTTGTTTCCATCATTTGGATGGCCCTTAGAGCTTGATCCAATAAACCAAGACCACCAAATCAACGACTGTTTCTACGGAGATCATCAGTGCACAGAAACCACTTCGGAGTCATTTCTTCATTTCCCTGTACCCTCTGAATTACCACAACAACTTGACCAGCTCGATCGCTCCACGCCTTCCACAACAGCCATTAGCAGTGACCTCAACATGGTCAAGAAGCTTAACCACAATGCTAGCGAGCGCGATCGCCGCAAGAAGATCAACCATCTCTACTCCTCTCTCCGTGCACTTCTTCCCGCAACCGATCATACG AAAAAGTTGAGCATTCCTGCAACTGTTTCGCGTGTGCTAAAATACATACCGGATCTACAACAGCAAGTGGAAGGACTTGTTCGGAAAAAGGAGGAGCTTCTATCGAAGATGTCAAAGCAGAAAGGAAATTTAGTACATCATGATGATGATCAAGAAAATCAAGTGAAAACCGCAGCTGCTAGGAGCTCACTGTCTTCAGTTTCTGCTACTCAGCTAAATGATAGAGAAGTTGCAATTCAGATTTCCACATACAAGGTCAACAACAATCCAATCTCTGAAATCTTGAACACTTTAGAAGAAGATGGGTTTTCAATGCTCAATGCTTCTTCCTTTGAGTCTTTTGAAGGAAGAGTCTTCCATAGTTTACATCTTCAG AGGAATTGA